Proteins found in one Agaribacterium sp. ZY112 genomic segment:
- the greA gene encoding transcription elongation factor GreA, with protein sequence MQKYPMTVVGEKALRDELENLKKVVRPEIVAAIAEAREHGDLKENAEYHAAREQQGFCEGRIQEIEAKLSTAQVIDVTAMPKTGRVIFGTTVDLINCENDEELTYQIVGEDEADIKANKISVTSPIARALIGKEEGEVTVVLAPGGEIEYEIAEVKYI encoded by the coding sequence ATGCAAAAGTATCCTATGACAGTTGTGGGCGAAAAGGCTCTTCGTGATGAGCTTGAAAACCTCAAAAAAGTAGTGCGTCCAGAAATTGTTGCTGCCATCGCTGAAGCACGTGAGCATGGCGATTTGAAAGAGAATGCCGAGTATCATGCAGCGCGTGAGCAACAAGGCTTCTGTGAGGGGCGTATTCAGGAGATTGAAGCTAAGCTCAGCACGGCGCAGGTGATTGATGTGACTGCCATGCCTAAAACAGGTCGTGTTATCTTTGGTACTACAGTTGATTTAATTAACTGTGAGAATGATGAAGAGCTTACTTATCAGATTGTAGGTGAAGATGAGGCTGACATTAAAGCTAATAAAATCTCCGTGACTTCTCCAATTGCGCGTGCGCTTATTGGCAAGGAAGAAGGTGAAGTTACGGTGGTGCTTGCTCCAGGCGGTGAGATTGAATACGAGATTGCCGAAGTGAAATATATCTAG
- the carB gene encoding carbamoyl-phosphate synthase large subunit, with protein sequence MPKRTDIKSILIIGAGPIVIGQACEFDYSGAQACKALREEGYRVILVNSNPATIMTDPSMADATYIEPITWQTVEKIIEKERPDAILPTMGGQTALNCALALHDNGVLDKYGCELIGAKQDAIDKAEDRQRFDKAMKDIGLECARAKIVHTMDEAFEVPKEYGFPVIIRPSFTMGGSGGGIAYNWEEFEEICTRGLDLSPTNELLIDESLLGWKEYEMEVVRDKNDNCIIVCSIENFDPMGVHTGDSITVAPAQTLTDKEYQIMRNASVAVLREIGVETGGSNVQFAVNPKDGRMVVIEMNPRVSRSSALASKATGFPIAKIAAKLAVGYTLDELQNDITGGATPASFEPSIDYVVTKVPRFTFEKFGDADARLTTQMKSVGEVMAIGRNFQESLQKALRGLEVGSAGFEPIVDLEDDEALVKIRRDLNTPGAERIWYVADAFRAGMSIDEVFEQSAIDRWFLVQIEDIIKAEKALSSMGLSDLDADIMRQLKRKGFSDKRLSELLGVSEKNLRELRHKFEVFPVYKRVDTCAAEFSTSTAYMYSTYDEECESNPSDRDKIMVLGGGPNRIGQGIEFDYCCVHAALAAREDGFETIMVNCNPETVSTDYDTSDRLYFEPVTLEDVLEIVYKENPKGVIVQFGGQTPLKLANALQAAGVPIIGTSPEAIDRAEDRELFQQMIERLGLLQPKNAIVRSTEEAIHQAEKVGYPLVVRPSYVLGGRAMEIVYNEKELRRYMTEAVKVSEDSPVLLDHFLNNAIEVDIDAVSDGKDVVIGAIMQHIEQCGVHSGDSACSLPPYSLDADVQDQMREQVRKMAVELGVVGLMNTQLAYQDGKIYVIEVNPRASRTVPFVSKCIGTSLAKVAARCQTGMSLAEAGFTKEIVPEFMNVKEAVFPFNKFPAVDPILGPEMKSTGEVMGTGDTFAEAFSKAQMGSGSALPSEGTAFLSVRDFDKDGIVVIAKELHDLGFSIVATRGTAKVIEAAGIDVKVVNKVTEGRPHAVDLIKNGEIQLIINTTEGKAATKDSASIRRGAEASHVYYTTTLAAGNALCMALRFGQNHTVRPLQELHKLVEE encoded by the coding sequence ATGCCTAAAAGAACCGACATAAAAAGCATTCTTATTATTGGCGCTGGCCCGATTGTCATCGGCCAGGCCTGTGAATTTGACTACAGTGGTGCTCAGGCTTGTAAAGCCCTGCGCGAAGAGGGTTACCGAGTTATCTTGGTGAACTCAAACCCTGCAACCATCATGACTGATCCAAGCATGGCCGATGCGACCTATATCGAGCCTATCACTTGGCAGACGGTTGAGAAAATTATCGAGAAGGAGCGCCCTGATGCGATTCTGCCAACCATGGGTGGTCAGACGGCGCTGAACTGCGCACTTGCTCTACATGACAACGGCGTACTCGACAAATACGGCTGTGAGTTGATCGGCGCCAAGCAAGATGCCATCGACAAAGCTGAAGATAGACAGCGCTTTGATAAGGCCATGAAAGACATTGGTCTTGAGTGTGCACGTGCGAAGATCGTACACACCATGGATGAAGCGTTTGAAGTACCTAAAGAGTACGGCTTCCCTGTGATTATTCGCCCAAGTTTCACCATGGGTGGTTCAGGCGGTGGTATCGCCTACAACTGGGAAGAGTTTGAAGAGATTTGTACTCGCGGTCTAGATTTGAGCCCGACCAACGAGTTGCTTATCGATGAAAGTTTGCTTGGCTGGAAAGAGTACGAGATGGAGGTGGTTCGTGATAAAAACGACAACTGCATCATCGTCTGTTCGATTGAAAACTTCGACCCGATGGGGGTGCATACTGGCGACTCCATCACCGTTGCTCCAGCCCAAACCCTGACGGACAAAGAATACCAGATCATGCGTAACGCCTCAGTGGCGGTACTGCGTGAGATCGGTGTTGAAACCGGCGGCTCAAACGTACAGTTTGCGGTGAACCCAAAAGACGGCCGTATGGTTGTGATCGAGATGAACCCGCGTGTGAGCCGTTCATCAGCCTTGGCTTCTAAAGCGACTGGTTTCCCTATTGCTAAAATCGCCGCTAAGTTGGCGGTGGGTTATACCCTCGATGAGCTTCAGAACGACATTACAGGTGGTGCGACTCCGGCCTCCTTTGAGCCGAGCATCGACTACGTTGTGACTAAAGTGCCTCGTTTCACCTTTGAGAAATTTGGTGATGCTGATGCGCGCCTAACCACACAGATGAAATCTGTAGGCGAAGTGATGGCGATTGGTCGTAATTTCCAAGAGAGTTTGCAAAAAGCTCTGCGTGGTTTGGAAGTGGGGTCTGCAGGTTTTGAGCCGATAGTTGATCTTGAAGACGATGAGGCCTTAGTTAAGATTCGTCGCGATTTAAATACCCCTGGTGCCGAGCGTATTTGGTATGTCGCCGACGCCTTCCGCGCCGGTATGAGCATCGATGAGGTCTTTGAGCAAAGCGCCATTGATCGTTGGTTCTTGGTGCAGATTGAAGACATCATCAAGGCCGAAAAAGCGCTCAGCTCTATGGGTTTAAGCGACCTTGATGCCGACATTATGCGTCAACTTAAGCGCAAGGGGTTCAGCGACAAGCGCTTAAGTGAATTGCTTGGTGTGAGCGAAAAGAACCTGCGTGAATTGCGCCACAAGTTTGAAGTTTTCCCTGTCTACAAGCGTGTGGATACCTGTGCAGCTGAGTTCTCAACGTCTACAGCTTACATGTACAGCACCTACGACGAAGAGTGTGAGTCCAACCCTAGCGATCGTGACAAAATCATGGTGCTTGGTGGCGGCCCTAATCGCATTGGTCAGGGTATTGAGTTTGATTACTGTTGTGTACACGCGGCTTTGGCTGCGCGTGAAGACGGTTTTGAAACCATTATGGTTAATTGTAATCCTGAAACCGTTAGTACCGACTATGACACTTCTGATCGTTTGTACTTTGAGCCAGTTACGCTCGAAGATGTATTGGAAATTGTTTATAAAGAAAACCCCAAAGGTGTGATTGTTCAGTTTGGTGGTCAAACGCCGCTTAAATTGGCAAATGCCCTACAGGCTGCTGGTGTGCCGATTATTGGTACTAGCCCAGAGGCTATCGATCGCGCAGAAGATCGTGAATTGTTCCAGCAAATGATTGAGCGTTTAGGCTTATTGCAGCCTAAAAACGCCATTGTGCGCTCAACAGAAGAGGCCATTCATCAGGCTGAAAAAGTAGGTTACCCGCTGGTTGTTCGTCCGTCCTATGTACTTGGTGGTCGGGCAATGGAAATCGTCTACAACGAAAAAGAGCTGCGCCGCTACATGACCGAAGCGGTTAAAGTCAGTGAAGATTCGCCGGTGTTGTTGGATCACTTCCTTAACAATGCGATTGAAGTTGATATCGATGCCGTCAGTGACGGGAAAGATGTTGTGATCGGTGCGATCATGCAGCACATTGAGCAATGTGGTGTTCACTCTGGTGACTCAGCATGTTCATTGCCTCCTTATAGTTTGGATGCCGATGTGCAAGATCAAATGCGCGAGCAAGTGCGTAAGATGGCTGTTGAGCTTGGTGTCGTTGGTCTGATGAATACGCAGTTGGCTTATCAAGACGGCAAAATCTATGTGATCGAGGTGAACCCTCGCGCCTCACGTACTGTGCCTTTTGTTAGTAAATGTATCGGTACCAGCTTGGCGAAAGTGGCGGCTCGCTGTCAAACGGGTATGAGCTTGGCAGAGGCCGGTTTCACTAAAGAAATCGTACCTGAGTTCATGAACGTTAAAGAAGCGGTTTTCCCGTTTAATAAGTTCCCTGCAGTTGACCCGATTCTCGGTCCTGAGATGAAGAGTACCGGTGAGGTAATGGGCACTGGTGATACCTTCGCTGAAGCTTTCTCTAAGGCACAGATGGGGTCTGGATCGGCATTGCCGTCTGAAGGCACCGCATTTTTAAGTGTGCGCGACTTTGATAAAGACGGCATTGTTGTGATTGCTAAAGAGCTTCACGACTTGGGTTTCAGCATCGTGGCTACCCGAGGCACTGCGAAAGTTATCGAAGCGGCTGGCATTGACGTTAAAGTAGTAAACAAAGTGACGGAAGGTCGACCTCATGCTGTTGATTTGATTAAAAATGGCGAAATCCAATTAATTATCAATACCACGGAAGGTAAAGCAGCGACAAAAGACTCTGCTTCTATCCGTCGTGGTGCAGAGGCGAGTCACGTTTATTACACCACCACACTTGCAGCGGGTAATGCTTTGTGCATGGCTTTACGTTTTGGTCAAAATCATACTGTTCGACCTTTGCAAGAGCTGCACAAGCTGGTTGAAGAATAA
- the carA gene encoding glutamine-hydrolyzing carbamoyl-phosphate synthase small subunit encodes MASEQVDLSYFKRAQRREALLVLADGSVFRGTAIGADGQSVGEVVFNTAITGYQEILTDPSYARQIVTLTYPHIGNTGVNKEDEERDQIWAAGLVIRDLPELASNFRCEQTLDAYLKEHNILGIADIDTRRLTRILRDTGAQSGCILAGDDLDEARALELAKGFTGLAGMDLAKEVSCKEQHVWDAGSWQLGQGFQGLPEGKRFNVVAYDFGAKANILRMLVDRGCELTVVPAQTPAADVLAMNPDGIFLSNGPGDPEPCTYAIEAVSTFLEKDIPIFGICLGHQILALASGAQTVKMKFGHHGANHPVQELESGRVMITSQNHGFAADEATLPANLKATHKSLFDGSLQGIHRADKPAFSFQGHPEASPGPHDAAPLFDHFIELMNERA; translated from the coding sequence TTGGCCTCAGAGCAAGTAGATCTCAGTTATTTTAAGCGTGCGCAACGTCGCGAGGCCCTATTGGTCTTGGCAGATGGTAGCGTGTTCCGTGGGACCGCCATCGGCGCAGATGGTCAAAGCGTAGGTGAGGTGGTATTTAATACCGCAATCACTGGCTATCAGGAGATCCTTACAGATCCCTCCTATGCGCGTCAGATCGTGACCCTAACCTATCCTCATATCGGCAATACCGGTGTGAATAAAGAAGACGAAGAGCGCGATCAAATCTGGGCGGCTGGCCTAGTGATTCGCGACTTGCCAGAACTGGCTTCGAACTTCCGCTGTGAGCAAACCTTGGATGCTTACCTCAAAGAGCACAATATTCTTGGCATTGCCGATATTGATACTCGCCGCTTAACTCGTATCTTGCGAGATACTGGCGCACAGAGTGGCTGTATTTTAGCGGGTGATGATTTAGACGAAGCCCGCGCGCTTGAGCTTGCTAAAGGTTTTACGGGCTTAGCCGGTATGGATCTAGCCAAAGAAGTGAGCTGTAAAGAACAGCATGTTTGGGACGCTGGTAGCTGGCAGCTTGGCCAGGGTTTCCAAGGGCTACCTGAAGGTAAGCGCTTTAACGTGGTTGCTTACGATTTTGGTGCAAAAGCAAATATCTTGCGCATGCTCGTCGATCGCGGTTGTGAATTAACGGTGGTTCCTGCTCAAACGCCAGCGGCTGATGTCCTAGCCATGAACCCAGATGGTATCTTCCTAAGTAATGGCCCTGGTGACCCTGAGCCCTGTACTTACGCCATTGAAGCGGTAAGTACCTTCCTTGAGAAAGACATCCCCATTTTTGGTATTTGCTTGGGCCACCAGATCTTGGCTTTGGCCTCCGGTGCACAAACCGTGAAGATGAAGTTTGGTCACCATGGCGCAAACCACCCTGTGCAAGAGCTTGAGTCTGGTCGTGTGATGATCACCAGTCAAAACCACGGTTTTGCTGCCGATGAAGCTACTTTGCCTGCGAACCTTAAAGCGACCCACAAGTCACTGTTTGATGGTTCTTTGCAGGGCATTCATCGTGCTGACAAGCCTGCGTTCAGCTTCCAGGGGCACCCTGAAGCGAGCCCTGGCCCGCACGATGCGGCGCCCTTGTTTGACCACTTCATTGAATTAATGAACGAACGAGCCTAA
- a CDS encoding outer membrane beta-barrel domain-containing protein, producing MKKLLSTLLVMSSATTLAQAQTIGEAGQEPKEVTIIEPVKKTQEIKSAAIDDEHFELGGYAGFISLEDFNTVTLLGLSASYHINDKWRINVEYGQSAAAEASFEEVIGGDFVEDRDSGFQYLSLLGSYEFLQGRSFLGRSHKFNTHLYADFGVESSSFAGETNTGAVIGATYKLVLTDWLSADLRMRDHIVTRDFLGESKLTQNIEASFGLNALF from the coding sequence GTGAAAAAACTACTAAGCACCCTGCTTGTTATGAGCTCTGCAACAACGCTCGCGCAAGCACAAACCATTGGCGAAGCCGGACAAGAGCCCAAAGAAGTGACCATCATTGAGCCAGTAAAAAAGACTCAAGAAATAAAAAGCGCTGCTATTGACGATGAGCATTTTGAGCTCGGTGGCTACGCAGGCTTTATCTCGCTTGAAGACTTTAATACGGTCACTTTACTGGGCCTCAGCGCAAGCTACCACATTAATGATAAGTGGCGTATCAATGTAGAGTACGGCCAGTCTGCCGCTGCAGAAGCTTCTTTTGAAGAGGTTATTGGTGGTGACTTCGTCGAAGACCGAGATTCCGGCTTTCAATACCTATCCCTTCTTGGCAGCTACGAATTTTTACAAGGTCGAAGTTTCTTGGGCCGCTCTCACAAATTCAATACTCACCTCTACGCTGACTTTGGCGTTGAGAGCAGTAGCTTTGCAGGTGAAACCAACACCGGAGCCGTTATTGGTGCCACCTACAAACTCGTATTAACTGATTGGCTAAGTGCAGACTTGCGTATGCGCGACCATATCGTTACACGTGATTTCTTGGGTGAAAGCAAACTGACCCAGAACATAGAAGCCTCTTTTGGCCTAAATGCCCTGTTCTAA
- a CDS encoding N-formylglutamate amidohydrolase: MHLSEEQICEKIKQRHSFAATIDSGAFSIKIDRYEPMFAAAIHNGSKLRQELEQNCLLSEQERYFEEDPHTGTFISEQAITLIAHDSRYEYDLNRGPETCVYESAWGKEVWKTPLTEPQKQASLNKHSQFFRIVSALVTALLEDFGHCIVYDTHSYNWRRFEEQRTPVFNLGTTTITDSKWRPVITHWLKQLNNIEVENLDIDAKENDVFFGKGNLAAHCHNNFDNVAVLATEFKKVFMDERDGSPFPDTIKALQAGYQEAMQSTNAFLLNSSK, from the coding sequence ATGCACTTAAGCGAAGAGCAGATTTGCGAGAAGATAAAACAACGCCACAGTTTTGCCGCGACTATAGATTCGGGGGCATTTAGCATCAAAATTGACCGCTATGAACCTATGTTTGCAGCCGCCATTCACAATGGCAGTAAACTTCGCCAAGAGCTAGAGCAAAACTGCCTACTTAGCGAGCAAGAACGCTATTTTGAAGAAGATCCACACACTGGAACCTTTATTTCTGAGCAAGCCATCACCCTTATTGCTCACGACTCACGCTACGAATACGACCTGAATCGAGGCCCTGAGACCTGCGTATATGAAAGCGCCTGGGGTAAAGAGGTTTGGAAAACACCACTAACTGAGCCCCAAAAACAAGCAAGCCTCAATAAACACAGCCAGTTCTTCCGTATTGTCTCCGCTCTTGTTACAGCTTTGTTAGAAGACTTTGGACACTGTATTGTCTATGACACCCACTCTTATAACTGGCGCCGCTTTGAAGAACAGCGCACACCGGTTTTTAACTTAGGCACAACAACCATTACAGACAGCAAATGGCGCCCTGTTATCACCCACTGGTTGAAGCAGCTCAACAATATCGAGGTCGAGAACTTAGATATAGATGCTAAAGAAAATGATGTGTTTTTTGGCAAAGGCAATCTAGCCGCTCACTGCCACAACAACTTCGACAATGTTGCTGTTCTAGCCACTGAATTCAAAAAAGTATTTATGGATGAAAGAGACGGCAGCCCCTTCCCCGACACCATTAAAGCCCTACAAGCTGGTTATCAAGAAGCCATGCAGAGCACAAACGCATTCCTCTTAAACTCAAGTAAATAA
- a CDS encoding cation:dicarboxylate symporter family transporter, which translates to MAIVRFFKNLSAFQRVIIGLLLGIASGLFFGEVMGKLEIIGNAYVRLLQMTVLPYVLVSIIGGLGRLDATTAQKIGMRGGLVILFLWLLTMLTLLTLPLAYPDWQTAGFFSASMLDPKADFNFLDLYIPANIFYSLSNTIVPAVVLFCLLIGGALITVKNKGVLLDLTTNVSDALMRVASLVGKLAPIGIFAISASAAGTLDPEELGKLQVFLWVYLLAWLMLALLAMPLLVKWSTPFSYRELMRNAGEAMITAMATGTVLVVLPMIAERCKEMIEDKGIQNKETDSVIDVLVPTAYSFPSAGTLMGLGFILFSAWYVGSPLGLDQYASFVVMGALSAFGSMAVAIPFMLDYFGLPADQFQLYLLGSVVTARFATALAALHGFVVTLLVAAAVKKHLKWRNLFQAMGIHLGLTAVLMIGAGIVMTKAIPYNYTGDKSFEAMRLTNNLVKVHKEEPQALTAEQLAMERLALIRERGSLRVGYFPDRLPFAFRNEKGEVVGFDMELAHQLALDLDVELVAHRLHSSVDKAVEALNNGTIDLLLGGITITPLRATQINFTEAYTYHSIGLVVKDKRREEFRERSDILEMEGLRLGMPKARYFQSPIHELFPNAERITVAGPRNFFKGGEDESVDAFVYSAEVASAWTVLYPEYTVVIPEGVNMKAPVVFALPKQDISWLIYMNTWLSLKRDGGAIEPIYNHWILGRDPQKVTRRWSVAEDVFGWNL; encoded by the coding sequence GTGGCTATCGTACGCTTCTTTAAGAATCTTAGCGCTTTTCAGCGCGTTATCATTGGTTTGCTTTTGGGAATTGCCTCGGGTCTGTTTTTCGGTGAGGTGATGGGTAAGCTCGAAATTATTGGTAATGCCTATGTGCGCTTGTTGCAAATGACGGTACTACCTTATGTACTGGTTAGCATTATTGGCGGTCTTGGCCGTCTCGATGCGACCACAGCGCAGAAAATAGGCATGCGCGGTGGTTTGGTCATTTTGTTTTTATGGTTGTTAACCATGCTGACGTTGCTGACCTTGCCTTTAGCTTACCCTGATTGGCAAACAGCAGGCTTCTTCAGTGCGAGCATGCTCGACCCTAAGGCCGATTTTAATTTTCTCGATCTGTATATTCCTGCGAATATTTTCTATTCCCTGTCGAATACCATTGTGCCTGCTGTGGTGTTGTTTTGTTTGTTGATTGGCGGGGCCTTGATCACCGTAAAGAATAAAGGGGTGCTGCTCGATTTAACCACTAATGTTAGCGATGCTCTAATGAGGGTGGCTTCACTGGTTGGTAAGTTGGCGCCTATTGGTATTTTTGCGATTTCAGCTTCGGCTGCAGGTACTTTGGACCCTGAGGAACTTGGTAAACTGCAGGTCTTCTTATGGGTGTATCTACTTGCTTGGTTGATGCTGGCTTTATTGGCGATGCCCTTATTGGTGAAGTGGTCGACCCCGTTTTCTTATCGTGAGTTGATGCGTAATGCCGGTGAGGCAATGATTACCGCTATGGCAACCGGTACAGTTTTAGTGGTATTACCGATGATCGCCGAACGCTGTAAGGAAATGATTGAAGATAAAGGCATACAAAACAAAGAGACTGATTCCGTTATTGATGTTTTGGTGCCCACGGCATACAGCTTCCCAAGTGCTGGCACCCTTATGGGCTTGGGTTTTATTTTATTCTCGGCTTGGTATGTGGGTTCGCCTCTGGGCTTGGATCAATACGCCTCTTTTGTCGTGATGGGAGCGCTATCTGCTTTTGGTAGCATGGCGGTCGCTATTCCTTTTATGTTGGACTATTTTGGTCTTCCTGCTGATCAATTTCAGCTTTATTTATTGGGGTCGGTTGTTACCGCGCGTTTTGCCACGGCGCTGGCTGCTCTACATGGTTTTGTGGTAACTCTCTTGGTTGCTGCTGCGGTGAAGAAGCACCTGAAGTGGCGCAACTTATTTCAGGCTATGGGTATTCACTTAGGGCTGACGGCGGTGTTGATGATAGGGGCTGGCATTGTTATGACTAAAGCCATTCCCTATAACTACACGGGTGATAAAAGCTTTGAGGCGATGCGCTTAACCAATAATCTCGTTAAGGTCCACAAAGAAGAGCCACAAGCTCTTACTGCTGAGCAATTGGCGATGGAAAGGCTGGCCTTGATTCGTGAGCGAGGAAGCTTAAGAGTAGGGTATTTCCCTGATCGTTTACCTTTTGCTTTTCGTAATGAAAAGGGCGAGGTGGTTGGTTTTGATATGGAGCTGGCGCATCAGTTAGCTTTGGATCTTGATGTTGAGCTTGTTGCACACCGTTTACATTCTAGTGTTGATAAGGCTGTAGAGGCTTTGAATAACGGCACAATAGATTTGCTTCTAGGTGGGATAACCATCACGCCTTTGCGTGCTACTCAAATTAATTTCACTGAAGCCTATACCTATCACAGCATTGGTTTGGTTGTGAAAGATAAACGTCGTGAAGAATTCCGTGAACGCTCAGATATCTTAGAAATGGAGGGTTTACGCTTAGGCATGCCTAAGGCTCGTTATTTCCAATCGCCCATTCATGAGCTTTTCCCGAATGCTGAACGTATTACGGTTGCAGGTCCACGTAATTTCTTTAAAGGCGGTGAGGATGAAAGTGTTGATGCCTTTGTGTATTCGGCCGAGGTGGCTTCAGCTTGGACGGTGCTCTATCCAGAGTACACCGTGGTGATACCTGAAGGGGTGAATATGAAGGCGCCGGTGGTCTTTGCCCTGCCTAAGCAGGATATTAGCTGGTTAATCTATATGAATACGTGGTTGTCTTTGAAGCGTGATGGCGGCGCTATTGAGCCTATCTACAATCATTGGATTTTGGGCAGAGATCCGCAAAAGGTGACTCGCCGATGGTCTGTTGCTGAGGATGTTTTTGGCTGGAATCTGTAG
- a CDS encoding SH3 domain-containing protein, with translation MFKQLFLILSSLGLLYVYASVAEAEPKQQSTSLEVIDSYLEMHTGPGRGYPVFFVVEQGDKIEVLTRRPDWYEVRSAGDKVGWVKASQLGRTLQASGEPADLPSVGYGDYVKNRWRVGMNAGLLSAEELDDAQTFNATLAYYPLSYLGAELEAGKFYGDEARGSQLGLTAVFEPFPLFKATSSWRVSPAFTYGLGRTDFSVQPRQITGDLDSADHSVMGARLNVYLGRNFIMRGEYRTLTLDTNDKEEFDTWLFGFSTFF, from the coding sequence ATGTTTAAACAATTATTCTTAATACTGTCATCGCTCGGCCTCTTGTATGTCTATGCAAGCGTAGCGGAGGCAGAGCCTAAGCAGCAAAGTACGTCTCTTGAGGTGATCGACTCTTATCTAGAGATGCATACAGGGCCAGGTCGAGGCTACCCCGTATTCTTTGTGGTGGAGCAAGGTGACAAGATTGAAGTATTAACCCGCCGGCCAGATTGGTATGAAGTTCGTAGTGCGGGCGATAAAGTGGGGTGGGTAAAAGCCTCTCAACTTGGCCGAACCTTACAGGCAAGTGGTGAACCTGCCGATTTGCCTTCGGTTGGTTATGGTGATTACGTTAAGAATCGCTGGCGAGTAGGTATGAATGCCGGTTTGCTTAGCGCAGAAGAGCTAGATGATGCTCAAACCTTTAATGCCACTTTAGCTTATTACCCTTTGAGTTATTTGGGGGCTGAACTAGAGGCTGGTAAGTTTTACGGTGACGAAGCTAGGGGCTCTCAATTAGGACTTACGGCCGTCTTTGAGCCTTTCCCTTTGTTTAAGGCGACCTCAAGTTGGCGAGTCTCACCTGCTTTCACTTATGGCTTAGGGCGTACAGATTTTTCCGTTCAGCCGCGACAAATAACAGGTGATTTAGATAGTGCTGATCACTCAGTGATGGGCGCACGTTTGAATGTCTACCTCGGCCGTAATTTTATTATGCGTGGTGAATACCGCACCTTAACCCTTGATACCAACGACAAAGAGGAATTCGACACATGGTTGTTCGGTTTCAGCACGTTCTTTTAA
- a CDS encoding outer membrane beta-barrel domain-containing protein, whose amino-acid sequence MVVRFQHVLLSFSLLLAALSGHAQDARPNLDNELFEFGVDAGVLAIQDFNTELAAGFNATFHGSEDFFLQFNYLTADAGYSAFENSQGPYFEGDDRRFTHYDLLLGYNLLAGELYPSEGVSTLSNLYLVAGVGNNSFGGEESFGASLGLGYKLGLTRRLNLRFDFRDHIYQSDLIKNDATTHNTQLSIGIGYLL is encoded by the coding sequence ATGGTTGTTCGGTTTCAGCACGTTCTTTTAAGTTTTAGCTTATTGCTTGCAGCGCTATCTGGCCATGCCCAAGATGCTAGGCCGAATTTGGATAATGAATTATTTGAGTTTGGTGTTGATGCTGGAGTACTCGCTATACAAGATTTTAACACTGAGTTAGCTGCAGGTTTTAATGCGACTTTCCACGGCTCGGAAGACTTCTTTTTGCAGTTTAATTACCTAACTGCGGATGCCGGTTATAGCGCCTTTGAAAATAGTCAGGGCCCTTATTTTGAAGGGGATGATCGCCGTTTTACTCACTACGATCTACTGCTAGGTTATAACTTGCTGGCTGGAGAGCTTTACCCTAGTGAGGGGGTGAGTACCTTAAGTAATCTGTATCTTGTTGCGGGCGTAGGTAATAATAGCTTTGGTGGTGAAGAAAGTTTTGGCGCAAGCCTCGGTTTGGGCTACAAGCTGGGCCTGACTAGGCGCTTAAATTTGCGTTTCGATTTTCGTGATCATATCTACCAAAGTGACTTGATTAAGAATGATGCCACTACCCACAATACTCAATTAAGTATTGGTATTGGTTACTTGCTCTAG
- a CDS encoding AraC family transcriptional regulator, protein MMLNKLFATLFLSLLCLAVQANDQASANLPANDKENLREIEKLSSDIQNLKLGVIDLNKELLELEEQLLYPSSTKYTVFVSVTGGQFFTLESIKFKLDGKLVVTQLYDQQKRDALVRGGIHKLFVTNLSEGKHTATVFFTGLGPNATPYKRAAELSFEKSVGQGFLELVIKDNSSALEADFELRQW, encoded by the coding sequence ATGATGCTTAATAAGCTATTTGCGACACTGTTTTTGTCATTGCTCTGCTTGGCAGTGCAAGCTAATGACCAAGCTTCGGCAAATTTACCTGCGAATGATAAAGAAAACCTTCGCGAAATAGAGAAGCTATCGAGTGATATCCAGAACCTTAAGCTCGGTGTGATTGATCTCAATAAGGAGCTTCTCGAGCTGGAAGAGCAGCTGCTTTACCCCTCTAGCACTAAGTACACGGTGTTTGTTTCAGTTACTGGTGGTCAATTTTTCACCTTAGAAAGTATCAAGTTTAAGCTAGATGGCAAGCTTGTTGTGACTCAGCTTTATGATCAGCAAAAGCGTGATGCCTTAGTTCGTGGCGGCATTCATAAATTATTTGTTACTAACTTAAGTGAAGGCAAGCATACCGCTACGGTGTTTTTTACGGGGCTAGGCCCTAATGCTACGCCTTATAAGCGAGCTGCCGAGTTGAGTTTTGAGAAGTCTGTGGGTCAGGGCTTTTTGGAGTTGGTGATTAAAGATAATAGCTCTGCCTTAGAAGCAGATTTTGAACTGCGTCAGTGGTAG